The following proteins are co-located in the Campylobacter concisus genome:
- a CDS encoding AIPR family protein: protein MVSLYDFHQDFMQDIVSQAQSRGISKQEAFFESVCDSLVDEGELSQDYMIAEYNKRDMEVSGYDFDVERGKLSLLVHCFFQSDDIQTLIKAQIESKFKKLENFLLRSFQKLYDTMEEGFEHYSMAYNIYSYLIKNEIKKIRLIIITDGKITKNLASIPNKVLSGIDAEYRIIDIEFLYKIYTINNSKNNFDVEVDLPALVVDTPAKDYRSYLSVIDGRTIVEIYDTFGSRLLEQNVRTFLQFRGNVNKGLRNTIEYKPEMFFAYNNGITATANDVILQDGKIIKISNFQIVNGGQTVSAIYASSKNSKLDVSKIYVQMKLSVVADAEKQDEFVSKVSEYANTQNKINQSDFFSNSPFHKDFKECSRRNLAPAVDGIQVRTHWFYERVRGEYLNEQAYLSGTDKKKFQIENPKSQLIDKTFLAKSEIAWLQSPDIVSKGAQYSFMAFAKHITQMLEKDELCITSNYFKEAVSRIIMFKQVEKLVSYATWYNGGYRAQCVAYTLSYLSYYLEKNRLFLNFSKIWDEQKISNNLENIISIVASKIYTNITNPPEGNANIGQWCKKKLCWDSIKDIELSLEFDDEILSSAEEEKYIKKEARKDKKLDDNIEVQSFVVKFKDWDKILKYYEKDEIRHQISMKQMDILAKIANGSIGLPSIKQAIILYDLYENAIKEGFLI, encoded by the coding sequence ATGGTTAGTTTATATGACTTTCATCAAGATTTTATGCAGGATATCGTGAGTCAAGCCCAAAGCCGAGGTATAAGCAAACAAGAAGCATTTTTTGAGTCGGTCTGTGACTCTCTTGTTGACGAAGGAGAGCTATCGCAAGACTACATGATTGCTGAATACAATAAAAGAGATATGGAAGTAAGTGGATATGACTTTGATGTAGAGCGTGGTAAGCTTAGCCTTCTAGTGCATTGTTTTTTTCAAAGTGATGATATACAAACTCTCATAAAAGCGCAGATAGAATCAAAATTTAAAAAGCTGGAAAATTTCCTTTTAAGGAGTTTCCAAAAACTTTATGATACTATGGAGGAGGGTTTTGAGCATTACTCAATGGCCTATAATATATATTCGTATTTAATTAAAAATGAAATTAAAAAAATCCGCCTTATCATTATAACAGATGGAAAAATTACTAAAAATTTAGCAAGCATCCCAAATAAAGTACTATCTGGCATTGATGCGGAATATCGCATCATAGATATTGAGTTTTTATATAAAATCTATACTATAAATAACTCAAAAAACAACTTTGACGTTGAGGTTGATTTGCCGGCGCTTGTAGTAGACACGCCGGCGAAAGACTACAGATCTTATTTAAGCGTAATAGATGGTAGGACAATAGTTGAAATTTATGATACATTTGGCTCTAGACTTTTAGAACAAAACGTCAGAACTTTTTTGCAGTTTAGAGGCAACGTCAATAAGGGGTTGCGAAACACTATAGAATATAAGCCAGAGATGTTTTTCGCATACAATAATGGCATAACTGCAACAGCTAATGATGTTATTTTACAAGATGGCAAAATTATAAAAATATCAAATTTTCAGATTGTCAATGGAGGTCAGACCGTATCGGCCATATATGCTTCAAGTAAAAATTCAAAGCTAGACGTATCAAAAATTTATGTTCAGATGAAACTATCTGTAGTTGCTGACGCCGAAAAACAAGATGAATTTGTCTCAAAAGTTAGCGAATACGCAAATACCCAAAACAAGATAAATCAATCGGATTTCTTTTCAAATAGTCCTTTCCATAAAGATTTCAAAGAATGCTCAAGAAGAAATTTGGCACCAGCTGTTGATGGAATACAAGTAAGAACTCATTGGTTTTATGAGAGGGTAAGGGGCGAATACTTAAATGAACAAGCATATTTAAGTGGCACAGATAAAAAGAAATTTCAAATAGAAAACCCCAAGTCACAACTTATAGATAAAACATTTTTAGCTAAAAGCGAAATCGCTTGGCTACAATCGCCGGATATTGTATCAAAAGGCGCACAATATAGCTTTATGGCTTTTGCAAAACATATTACTCAAATGTTAGAAAAAGATGAGCTTTGTATAACGAGCAACTATTTTAAAGAAGCAGTATCTAGAATTATAATGTTTAAACAAGTTGAAAAACTTGTTTCTTACGCCACTTGGTACAATGGTGGTTATAGGGCACAATGCGTAGCCTATACCCTATCGTACTTATCGTATTATTTAGAAAAAAATAGATTATTTTTAAATTTTTCTAAAATATGGGATGAACAAAAAATATCTAATAATTTAGAGAATATAATCTCTATAGTTGCTAGCAAAATATATACTAACATAACTAACCCGCCGGAAGGCAATGCAAATATAGGTCAATGGTGTAAAAAGAAGTTATGCTGGGATAGTATAAAAGATATTGAATTGAGTTTAGAATTTGATGATGAGATATTAAGTAGTGCAGAAGAAGAAAAGTATATAAAAAAAGAAGCAAGAAAAGACAAGAAACTTGATGACAATATAGAAGTTCAATCGTTTGTCGTTAAATTTAAAGATTGGGACAAGATTTTAAAATATTATGAAAAAGATGAAATAAGACACCAAATATCTATGAAGCAAATGGATATATTGGCAAAAATTGCAAATGGAAGTATAGGACTTCCTTCTATAAAGCAAGCTATTATTTTATATGATCTTTATGAGAATGCTATAAAAGAAGGTTTTTTGATATAA
- a CDS encoding type II toxin-antitoxin system Phd/YefM family antitoxin, giving the protein MQTIQANFTASISELKKSPAQILKQAGDNVVAILNHNVPSAYLVPSAVYEKMAEIIEEYHLSKAVDAALASGEKPVKVSLDEL; this is encoded by the coding sequence ATGCAAACCATACAAGCAAATTTTACAGCTAGTATAAGCGAGCTAAAAAAGTCTCCAGCTCAAATTTTAAAACAAGCTGGAGATAATGTCGTAGCTATACTAAACCACAATGTCCCTAGCGCATATCTAGTACCTAGTGCTGTCTATGAAAAAATGGCAGAGATAATAGAAGAGTATCATCTAAGTAAAGCAGTAGACGCTGCTTTAGCAAGTGGTGAAAAACCAGTAAAAGTAAGCCTAGATGAGCTATGA
- a CDS encoding type II toxin-antitoxin system RelE family toxin yields MSYELEFLPSALKEWQKLDNSIKVQFKKKLSERLENPKVAKDKLRGYGDVYKIKLRDVGYRLAYQVKDSEIVVLVLVVGKRENNEVYEILKDKFNQA; encoded by the coding sequence ATGAGCTATGAGTTAGAGTTCTTGCCAAGTGCTTTAAAAGAGTGGCAAAAGCTTGACAATAGCATAAAAGTGCAGTTTAAAAAGAAGCTAAGTGAGCGTCTAGAAAACCCAAAGGTTGCAAAGGACAAGCTACGAGGCTATGGAGATGTCTATAAGATCAAGCTAAGAGATGTCGGCTACCGCTTGGCATATCAAGTAAAAGATAGCGAGATCGTAGTGCTTGTGCTAGTTGTTGGCAAAAGAGAGAACAACGAAGTATACGAGATACTAAAGGATAAATTTAACCAAGCATAA
- a CDS encoding plasmid mobilization protein has product MSSEKTKKRKVTKVITKRLRLSNTEWSAINDKLQESGLTFSKFALRAMLSKQIHAPIKRELLTELSRHGQNINQIAAKLNSGQSLDRVGIEIIADDNDILHKVYEALGK; this is encoded by the coding sequence GTGAGTTCTGAAAAGACAAAAAAGCGCAAGGTAACCAAAGTCATAACTAAAAGACTTAGGCTAAGCAACACAGAATGGTCGGCAATTAATGATAAATTACAAGAAAGTGGCCTAACTTTCTCAAAATTTGCTCTAAGAGCTATGTTATCTAAGCAGATTCATGCACCAATCAAGAGGGAGCTTTTAACTGAACTGTCTAGACATGGACAAAACATAAACCAAATAGCCGCCAAATTAAATAGTGGACAAAGCCTGGATAGAGTTGGTATTGAGATCATAGCAGACGATAATGATATTTTACATAAAGTTTATGAAGCATTGGGTAAATAA
- a CDS encoding relaxase/mobilization nuclease domain-containing protein, producing MLVKFLRTYTGGGLGSINYLLNERKAAGTARVIKGDENLTRAIIKGITYKQKTCFGVLSFEEKHDFLTEEQKLKIIKDFEYALLGEYMLERTNVLWVEHSDKDGRLELNFLVSKIDLKTGKSFNPYFAKYDQTRIDLIKKIINDEYGLSSPDDPAKEQTILSSKKNINHYKNLEELDQKLHDLVKQGSIKNRDHVIELLTQSGIEITRINKKGMTIILPNKKTKNRLKGGIYDANFTSTQRLGELSQSSSRRIREFHDRNTQKECRENRRKLEELIAKRDRFNQKRYVERTSKSNIPTPQGQIGDNLTINGYRTNIGSSGWLDGKREEVRERNGLDDTKTMEIQPTCCGQDPERVLHIDSKRRRDNREREQEIYTNENGVEDDSIRESITRRERALDEEDRRRKEQARIRNNEFATRLREGACDITDKCDRANKESQELEQRLQRRLNGIFATTKRYVREFNISFERKIRKFRKRIPKFERRIRELTDRVQEAARICREFIEEREYTQKASINHHMGDVCNEKTQSLDMF from the coding sequence ATGCTAGTTAAATTTCTTCGTACTTATACTGGTGGTGGCCTTGGGAGCATAAATTACCTTTTAAATGAAAGAAAGGCTGCTGGAACAGCAAGAGTTATAAAAGGTGATGAAAATTTAACTAGAGCCATTATAAAAGGCATCACTTATAAACAAAAGACCTGTTTTGGTGTTTTATCATTTGAAGAGAAGCACGACTTTCTGACTGAAGAGCAGAAATTAAAAATTATCAAGGATTTTGAATATGCTCTTTTGGGTGAGTATATGCTTGAACGTACAAATGTATTATGGGTAGAACACTCAGACAAGGATGGTAGGCTTGAGTTAAATTTCCTGGTTTCCAAGATTGATCTTAAAACAGGAAAATCATTTAATCCATATTTTGCCAAATATGATCAAACTAGAATAGATCTAATTAAAAAGATCATTAACGATGAGTATGGACTATCAAGTCCAGATGATCCAGCAAAAGAACAAACTATATTATCTAGCAAGAAAAACATCAATCATTATAAAAATTTAGAAGAGCTGGATCAAAAGTTGCACGATCTAGTTAAGCAAGGTTCTATTAAAAATAGAGATCATGTAATTGAGCTTCTTACACAAAGTGGTATCGAAATAACTAGAATCAACAAAAAAGGCATGACGATCATACTGCCTAATAAAAAAACAAAAAATCGTCTCAAAGGAGGAATATACGATGCAAATTTCACAAGCACTCAAAGACTTGGAGAACTCAGCCAAAGCTCAAGCAGAAGAATTAGAGAATTCCATGATAGAAATACACAAAAAGAGTGTAGAGAAAATAGGCGAAAACTTGAGGAGCTTATTGCTAAAAGAGATAGATTTAATCAAAAAAGATATGTCGAAAGAACTTCAAAAAGCAATATCCCTACACCGCAAGGACAGATTGGTGATAATCTTACTATCAACGGCTATCGCACTAATATTGGGAGCAGTGGCTGGCTGGATGGTAAAAGAGAAGAAGTTAGAGAACGAAATGGTTTGGACGATACCAAAACAATGGAGATACAGCCGACCTGCTGCGGACAAGACCCAGAGAGAGTATTACATATCGATTCCAAAAGACGAAGAGATAATAGAGAACGAGAGCAGGAAATTTATACTAATGAAAATGGAGTAGAGGATGACAGCATTAGAGAAAGCATTACTAGAAGAGAACGAGCGCTTGACGAAGAGGATCGAAGACGAAAGGAGCAAGCACGAATTAGAAATAATGAATTTGCAACAAGACTGCGAGAAGGAGCTTGTGATATTACGGACAAATGTGACAGAGCTAACAAAGAAAGTCAAGAGCTTGAACAAAGATTGCAACGACGCCTTAACGGAATCTTTGCAACAACAAAGAGATATGTACGAGAGTTCAATATCTCGTTTGAAAGAAAAATTAGAAAATTCAGAAAGAGAATTCCAAAATTTGAGAGAAGAATACGAGAGCTTACAGATAGAGTACAAGAGGCTGCAAGAATATGTAGAGAATTTATAGAGGAGCGTGAATATACCCAGAAAGCCAGCATAAATCACCATATGGGTGATGTATGCAATGAAAAGACTCAAAGTCTAGATATGTTTTAA
- a CDS encoding Cj0814 family flagellar-dependent secreted protein: MNDISILSTNVNSYTKQQHKQDRTLNFSDLFNQKTKEKISEPSQEPAKFTYTTSSQNSLTSLNFNDLQAYGYTVDKAGFMGADFNKAAGLPQDFKIHKSTLDELSRFAERNHVLNRIRSKDEQIKIFDNIDMADTIKHYYRLFDQMTSSALGDDKKSYTLADIGKLPKGYSTKGTHYDAKGHLLKDLSNSTISNIYSSADELNSAKTLSKELSSAGVRLIVKGVDFTMSEAGDEFSFNPDISFYKLDEGYSKEALFMGFLRSSRPLPSDSAKTKLSSAALNDISSTGEYKEYFVDFEKVGKDNESIKALIKERLKELTLLMYARSKNTNVESVSSNEYEKFKPTREDLNSLANSWSERIGSISKTFV, encoded by the coding sequence ATGAATGATATTAGCATCTTAAGCACCAATGTAAATTCATACACTAAGCAACAACACAAACAAGATAGGACTTTAAATTTTAGTGATCTCTTTAACCAAAAGACCAAAGAAAAGATTAGCGAGCCAAGCCAAGAGCCAGCTAAATTTACTTATACCACTTCTTCACAAAATAGTCTCACCTCTTTAAATTTTAACGACCTTCAAGCTTATGGCTACACAGTAGATAAGGCTGGCTTTATGGGAGCTGACTTTAACAAAGCTGCAGGCTTGCCGCAAGACTTTAAAATCCATAAAAGCACGCTTGATGAGCTTAGCCGATTTGCCGAGCGCAACCATGTGCTAAACCGTATCAGGAGCAAGGACGAGCAGATAAAGATCTTTGATAACATCGATATGGCCGACACTATAAAGCACTACTACAGACTATTTGACCAAATGACGTCTAGCGCTTTAGGTGATGATAAAAAGAGCTACACCCTTGCAGATATAGGCAAACTACCAAAAGGTTACAGCACAAAAGGCACTCACTATGATGCCAAAGGACACTTGCTAAAAGATCTATCAAACTCTACTATCTCAAACATCTACTCTAGCGCCGATGAGCTAAATAGCGCCAAAACTCTTAGCAAAGAGCTATCAAGTGCAGGCGTTAGGCTCATAGTAAAAGGGGTTGATTTTACGATGAGCGAGGCAGGTGATGAGTTTAGTTTTAATCCTGATATCTCTTTTTATAAGTTAGATGAAGGTTATAGCAAAGAGGCTCTTTTTATGGGATTTTTACGTAGTTCTAGACCGCTACCCAGCGATAGTGCGAAGACTAAGCTAAGTAGCGCTGCCTTAAATGATATCTCAAGTACTGGAGAGTATAAAGAGTACTTTGTGGACTTTGAAAAGGTTGGCAAAGACAATGAGAGTATAAAAGCACTCATAAAAGAGAGACTTAAAGAGCTAACACTTTTGATGTATGCAAGATCAAAGAACACTAATGTAGAAAGTGTTTCCTCAAACGAATATGAGAAATTTAAGCCAACTAGAGAGGATTTAAATTCTCTAGCAAATTCTTGGAGTGAGAGGATAGGCTCTATTAGCAAGACTTTTGTGTAG
- a CDS encoding polyribonucleotide nucleotidyltransferase: MQISNSPYPYLSREHIASEMGFKFNDINEILDNNMGYGMSFPKYARLDRKAQAEAYDRHIYPLSGFTKGNEAKVTIIGKLRGYDPDFTSEQLSDLKNFINESKGLFVEYIQGQQAKPDNDKPKILRDTAYTVNDFLNEYRGNRQLLFMQNSRTVDLLDSDMSVDEFKEEWAKYALKERFNITLSGEDAKNAVNILKEMNEKGLQDIESVEEEKDDTKEKKFTPIQAESKNTETYDITKDEKFSYLLKLQELERERGIDVLRIMQKLEENGKKVVDKKV, translated from the coding sequence ATGCAAATTTCTAACTCGCCGTATCCTTATCTGTCTAGAGAGCACATAGCCAGTGAGATGGGGTTTAAATTTAACGATATAAACGAGATCCTTGATAACAATATGGGATATGGTATGAGCTTTCCTAAATATGCAAGGCTAGATAGAAAAGCTCAAGCCGAGGCTTATGATAGACATATATATCCGCTATCTGGCTTTACAAAAGGCAATGAAGCAAAAGTCACTATCATAGGAAAGCTTAGAGGCTATGATCCTGATTTTACAAGCGAGCAGCTATCAGATCTTAAAAATTTCATAAATGAAAGCAAAGGTTTATTTGTAGAATACATACAAGGTCAGCAAGCAAAACCAGACAATGATAAGCCAAAAATTTTAAGAGATACCGCATATACTGTAAATGATTTTTTAAATGAATATCGTGGCAATCGCCAGCTGCTATTTATGCAAAACTCAAGGACTGTTGATCTACTTGATAGCGATATGAGCGTTGATGAGTTTAAAGAGGAGTGGGCTAAATATGCACTAAAAGAGCGGTTTAATATAACTTTATCTGGCGAAGATGCTAAAAATGCTGTCAATATACTAAAAGAGATGAATGAAAAAGGTCTTCAGGATATAGAGAGCGTTGAAGAAGAAAAAGACGACACCAAAGAGAAAAAATTTACTCCTATCCAAGCTGAAAGCAAAAACACTGAAACTTATGACATTACTAAGGATGAGAAATTTTCATATTTACTCAAGCTTCAAGAACTTGAGAGAGAACGAGGTATCGATGTGCTTCGTATCATGCAAAAACTTGAAGAAAATGGTAAAAAGGTTGTCGATAAAAAGGTTTAG
- a CDS encoding cell surface protein produces the protein MFITTYNGSMQYKEILDDYIAHGNKNLPAEEEKAKVDAYMQGPFGVGLDKIIGIEEGTEDWITKTIDKIDSMLSNKYSPEERRALYGKYPETIEKAIDWELQGYMDFLRDNSIDGKPTIEGKMIGLGTKEEEAGLRAFMDSMSSLYPNYNDESLNLLKRTDLGIDEFKTLFAKAREKATKDVEEQRKQIIKEEQEYNANFAKEQAEKKFKPMQVKKKYETYDINKDQKFLYARELLNFKEKRGIDVLELMQKIDKKQILNKMA, from the coding sequence ATGTTTATTACTACCTATAATGGATCGATGCAATATAAAGAAATTTTAGATGACTACATAGCTCACGGCAATAAAAATTTACCTGCCGAAGAGGAGAAAGCTAAAGTTGATGCTTATATGCAAGGACCATTTGGTGTTGGACTAGATAAGATAATCGGTATAGAAGAAGGAACAGAAGACTGGATAACAAAAACCATAGATAAAATAGATAGTATGCTATCAAACAAATACTCTCCAGAAGAGCGAAGAGCTCTATACGGAAAATATCCAGAAACCATAGAAAAAGCGATAGATTGGGAACTTCAAGGCTATATGGATTTTCTGAGGGATAACTCTATAGACGGCAAACCAACAATAGAAGGTAAGATGATAGGTCTTGGCACAAAAGAAGAGGAGGCTGGCCTAAGAGCATTTATGGATAGCATGTCTTCTCTATATCCAAACTATAACGATGAATCTCTTAACCTTTTAAAAAGGACTGATCTAGGCATAGATGAATTTAAGACTTTATTTGCCAAAGCAAGAGAAAAAGCAACAAAGGATGTTGAAGAACAAAGAAAGCAGATAATCAAAGAAGAACAAGAATACAATGCAAATTTTGCTAAAGAGCAGGCTGAGAAGAAATTTAAACCTATGCAGGTTAAGAAGAAGTATGAGACCTATGATATAAACAAGGATCAGAAATTTCTCTATGCAAGAGAGCTTTTAAATTTCAAAGAAAAAAGAGGTATAGATGTCTTAGAGCTTATGCAAAAGATAGATAAGAAGCAAATTTTAAATAAGATGGCTTAA
- a CDS encoding Cj0814 family flagellar-dependent secreted protein, with the protein MINALGSYPLNLEQNIKVSTKVSTNQTSSKVLGYKVDKDGYFTDEFNKQAGIPSEYKIHSSTLESLVRIETQPNYMQRTFDSIDILKTVNNAYKVLSQVVGEDKLNSKDSFSLDEIRNFPQGFEYNRQSMQVTKIHNSIHKFGSAAADFNGKDSSKSMVYTLFFNPSFNGGDGRQPLKPTTDIFNNNNGGKENTIIGVFMDPHGEKYTNKDGSITKGGLIAAVINNNLDVREGETTVKGKREGYDKSVDSKEFNRAFELFELMGEMKFGPGFINATDNDIAGMPKYMQDHIRSKRDFVYIDLQSGFVSTPEDRRRGYEEDELSFKKMMERNLKMLKLLFGEIDKDGKKSKDFMDNFLKFSMPPLNLVKELNENPAGKYLVDMLGIKREVDIKA; encoded by the coding sequence ATGATAAACGCACTTGGTAGCTACCCCTTGAATTTAGAGCAGAACATAAAGGTATCAACCAAAGTTTCTACAAACCAAACTAGCTCTAAGGTTTTAGGCTACAAGGTAGATAAAGATGGCTACTTTACAGATGAGTTTAACAAGCAAGCTGGCATACCAAGCGAATATAAAATTCACTCAAGCACACTGGAATCTTTAGTCAGGATAGAGACGCAGCCTAACTATATGCAAAGGACTTTTGACAGCATCGATATACTAAAAACTGTAAATAATGCCTACAAAGTTCTCTCCCAAGTAGTTGGCGAAGACAAGCTAAACTCAAAAGATAGCTTTAGCTTAGATGAGATAAGAAATTTCCCACAAGGCTTTGAGTATAACCGCCAAAGCATGCAAGTAACAAAAATTCATAACTCCATTCATAAATTTGGCTCAGCTGCAGCTGATTTTAACGGCAAAGATAGTAGCAAATCAATGGTATATACACTCTTTTTCAACCCAAGCTTTAATGGCGGAGATGGCAGGCAGCCACTAAAGCCAACAACAGATATCTTTAACAACAACAATGGTGGCAAAGAAAACACGATCATCGGTGTATTTATGGATCCACACGGAGAGAAATATACAAATAAAGACGGCTCTATAACTAAAGGTGGTCTCATAGCAGCCGTTATAAACAACAACCTTGATGTAAGAGAGGGCGAGACAACAGTAAAAGGCAAAAGAGAAGGCTATGACAAGAGCGTAGATAGCAAGGAATTTAATAGGGCATTTGAGCTGTTCGAGCTTATGGGCGAGATGAAATTTGGACCTGGCTTTATAAATGCTACTGATAACGATATAGCAGGCATGCCTAAATATATGCAAGATCACATTAGATCCAAAAGAGACTTTGTCTATATCGACTTGCAAAGTGGCTTTGTCAGCACTCCTGAAGATAGACGTAGGGGATATGAAGAAGACGAACTCTCATTTAAAAAGATGATGGAGCGCAATCTAAAAATGTTAAAGCTACTTTTTGGCGAGATAGACAAAGATGGCAAGAAGAGTAAGGACTTTATGGATAACTTTTTGAAATTTAGTATGCCACCTTTAAATTTAGTAAAAGAGCTAAATGAAAACCCAGCTGGAAAATACCTAGTAGATATGCTTGGTATAAAAAGAGAAGTTGATATAAAGGCGTAG